One stretch of Scophthalmus maximus strain ysfricsl-2021 chromosome 12, ASM2237912v1, whole genome shotgun sequence DNA includes these proteins:
- the LOC118290219 gene encoding aryl hydrocarbon receptor nuclear translocator-like protein 1 isoform X10: MNNLIEELSAMIPACQPLTRKLDKLTVLRKAVQHLKAMKVGTSGAFTDANNKPSILPHDDLGHLLLSAADSFLLVVSCDRAKIMFISESVSKILNLSRLELTGQSLFDFIHPKDINKLKEQLSSSELHPRQRLIDPATGAQVQADAPVRGSHLSTGARRAFLCRMKHSRLAGKHKDKRPLPSASKQKDTYRYCTLHCTGYMRSWPGSQTDSEGDGEKETSHLTCLVTVCRLHPHASHHPPKDISTKPPEFVTRCAIDGKFTFVDQQATTVIGYLPQEVLGTSCYEYFHQDDLQHLAEKHRQVLRSKEKIETKCYKFKTKYGSYVSLQSQWCSFTNPWTKEVEFIVSQNRVVSRGPGHTKDDKEAGSSKALEGKKKEMHIEDTKQLSIIPGLSSGLGIMIYAGSLGTQIANELIDGYRVNSSPSSGASSPFGPGQEKCPQVSPQTSRSASSREDTAGSSSQSQPDSRTATGTNSGLSTGGPTQLDLDNMVPGLSSFSNDEAAMAVIMSLLETDVNMGQSEDFEDLHWPF, encoded by the exons ATGAACAACCTCATTGAAGAGCTGTCGGCCATGATCCCCGCCTGTCAGCCCTTGACTCGAAAACTTGACAAGCTCACAGTGCTGCGGAAGGCGGTCCAACACCTCAAAGCCATGAAAG ttGGGACGAGCGGCGCCTTCACAGACGCCAACAACAAGCCTTCCATCCTGCCTCACGACGACCTCGGGCACCTTCTGCTGAGT GCTGCGGACAGTTTCCTGTTAGTCGTAAGCTGTGACCGGGCGAAAATCATGTTTATCTCTGAGTCAGTCTCCAAGATCCTCAACTTAAGCCGG TTGGAGCTGACTGGCCAGAGCCTGTTCGATTTCATCCACCCCAAAGACATCAACAAGCTGAAGGAGCAGCTGTCGTCGTCAGAGCTGCACCCTCGCCAACGCCTCATCGATCCGGCAA CTGGCGCTCAGGTCCAGGCGGACGCCCCCGTCAGAGGGTCCCACCTGTCAACCGGGGCCCGGCGGGCTTTTCTCTGCCGCATGAAGCACAGTCGTTTGGCGGGGAAGCACAAAGACAAACGCCCCTTGCCCAGTGCTTCCAAACAGAAAG ACACTTACAGATACTGCACCCTCCACTGCACTGGGTACATGCGGAGTTGGCCAGGAAGCCAGACGGACTCTGAGGGAGACGGCGAGAAAGAAACGTCCCATCTGACCTGTCTGGTGACGGTGTGCCGCCTCCACCCCCACGCGTCCCACCACCCGCCCAAAGACATCTCCACCAAGCCCCCCGAGTTCGTCACCCGCTGTGCGATCGACGGCAAGTTCACTTTTGTAGACCAACA AGCCACCACAGTCATTGGTTATCTGCCGCAGGAAGTTCTTGGCACGTCGTGTTATGAGTACTTCCACCAGGACGACCTGCAGCACCTCGCAGAGAAACACAGGCAAG TTCTTCGAAGCAAAGAGAAGATTGAGACAAAGTGCTacaagtttaaaacaaaatatggcTCCTACGTTTCCctccaaagtcagtggtgtagtTTCACAAATCCATGGACCAAAGAAGTTGAGTTTATCGTGTCTCAAAACAGGGTTGTCTC CAGGGGGCCTGGTCACACAAAAGATGACAAGGAGGCCGGCAGCTCAAAAGCActtgagggtaaaaaaaaagaaatgcacatcG AAGACACAAAGCAACTATCCATAATTCCTGGCCTTTCCAGCGGTTTAGGCATCATGATCTACGCAGGCAGTTTAGGGACCCAAATCGCCAACGAGCTCATCGACGGCTACAG GGTGAACTCCTCTCCATCAAGCGGAGCTTCCAGTCCGTTCGGCCCGGGCCAGGAGAAATGTCCACAGGTTTCCCCACAAACCAGTAGGAGT GCATCCAGCAGAGAGGACACAGCAGGCAGTTCATCACAGTCCCAGCCTGACTCGAGGACAGCAACGGGCACTAACAGTGGGTTAAGTACAG GTGGGCCAACTCAGCTAGACTTGGACAACATGGTCCCGGGCCTGAGCAGCTTCAGCAACGATGAGGCCGCCATGGCAGTCATCATGAGCCTCCTGGAGACGGACGTGAACATGGGCCAGTCGGAGGACTTTGAGGACTTACACTGGCCTTTCTAG
- the LOC118290219 gene encoding aryl hydrocarbon receptor nuclear translocator-like protein 2 isoform X6 — protein MSAGGSEDRAEEEEGPGQAVPSLPAVELPRKRKGDVEERSDAHVQQNLDFQMDDDLDREPHRQIEKRRRDKMNNLIEELSAMIPACQPLTRKLDKLTVLRKAVQHLKAMKVGTSGAFTDANNKPSILPHDDLGHLLLSAADSFLLVVSCDRAKIMFISESVSKILNLSRLELTGQSLFDFIHPKDINKLKEQLSSSELHPRQRLIDPATGAQVQADAPVRGSHLSTGARRAFLCRMKHSRLAGKHKDKRPLPSASKQKDTYRYCTLHCTGYMRSWPGSQTDSEGDGEKETSHLTCLVTVCRLHPHASHHPPKDISTKPPEFVTRCAIDGKFTFVDQQATTVIGYLPQEVLGTSCYEYFHQDDLQHLAEKHRQVLRSKEKIETKCYKFKTKYGSYVSLQSQWCSFTNPWTKEVEFIVSQNRVVSRGPGHTKDDKEAGSSKALEGKKKEMHIEDTKQLSIIPGLSSGLGIMIYAGSLGTQIANELIDGYRVNSSPSSGASSPFGPGQEKCPQVSPQTSRSASSREDTAGSSSQSQPDSRTATGTNSGLSTGGPTQLDLDNMVPGLSSFSNDEAAMAVIMSLLETDVNMGQSEDFEDLHWPF, from the exons AGGAAGAAGGGCCAGGCCAAGCGGTCCCGTCGCTGCCAGCTGTCGAGCTGCCACGGAAACGAAAGGGAGATGTGGAGGAGAGGTCAGacgcacatgtaca GCAAAACCTTGACTTCCAAATGGACGATGACCTCGACAG GGAACCTCACCGCCAGATTGAGAAGCGGCGAAGGGATAAAATGAACAACCTCATTGAAGAGCTGTCGGCCATGATCCCCGCCTGTCAGCCCTTGACTCGAAAACTTGACAAGCTCACAGTGCTGCGGAAGGCGGTCCAACACCTCAAAGCCATGAAAG ttGGGACGAGCGGCGCCTTCACAGACGCCAACAACAAGCCTTCCATCCTGCCTCACGACGACCTCGGGCACCTTCTGCTGAGT GCTGCGGACAGTTTCCTGTTAGTCGTAAGCTGTGACCGGGCGAAAATCATGTTTATCTCTGAGTCAGTCTCCAAGATCCTCAACTTAAGCCGG TTGGAGCTGACTGGCCAGAGCCTGTTCGATTTCATCCACCCCAAAGACATCAACAAGCTGAAGGAGCAGCTGTCGTCGTCAGAGCTGCACCCTCGCCAACGCCTCATCGATCCGGCAA CTGGCGCTCAGGTCCAGGCGGACGCCCCCGTCAGAGGGTCCCACCTGTCAACCGGGGCCCGGCGGGCTTTTCTCTGCCGCATGAAGCACAGTCGTTTGGCGGGGAAGCACAAAGACAAACGCCCCTTGCCCAGTGCTTCCAAACAGAAAG ACACTTACAGATACTGCACCCTCCACTGCACTGGGTACATGCGGAGTTGGCCAGGAAGCCAGACGGACTCTGAGGGAGACGGCGAGAAAGAAACGTCCCATCTGACCTGTCTGGTGACGGTGTGCCGCCTCCACCCCCACGCGTCCCACCACCCGCCCAAAGACATCTCCACCAAGCCCCCCGAGTTCGTCACCCGCTGTGCGATCGACGGCAAGTTCACTTTTGTAGACCAACA AGCCACCACAGTCATTGGTTATCTGCCGCAGGAAGTTCTTGGCACGTCGTGTTATGAGTACTTCCACCAGGACGACCTGCAGCACCTCGCAGAGAAACACAGGCAAG TTCTTCGAAGCAAAGAGAAGATTGAGACAAAGTGCTacaagtttaaaacaaaatatggcTCCTACGTTTCCctccaaagtcagtggtgtagtTTCACAAATCCATGGACCAAAGAAGTTGAGTTTATCGTGTCTCAAAACAGGGTTGTCTC CAGGGGGCCTGGTCACACAAAAGATGACAAGGAGGCCGGCAGCTCAAAAGCActtgagggtaaaaaaaaagaaatgcacatcG AAGACACAAAGCAACTATCCATAATTCCTGGCCTTTCCAGCGGTTTAGGCATCATGATCTACGCAGGCAGTTTAGGGACCCAAATCGCCAACGAGCTCATCGACGGCTACAG GGTGAACTCCTCTCCATCAAGCGGAGCTTCCAGTCCGTTCGGCCCGGGCCAGGAGAAATGTCCACAGGTTTCCCCACAAACCAGTAGGAGT GCATCCAGCAGAGAGGACACAGCAGGCAGTTCATCACAGTCCCAGCCTGACTCGAGGACAGCAACGGGCACTAACAGTGGGTTAAGTACAG GTGGGCCAACTCAGCTAGACTTGGACAACATGGTCCCGGGCCTGAGCAGCTTCAGCAACGATGAGGCCGCCATGGCAGTCATCATGAGCCTCCTGGAGACGGACGTGAACATGGGCCAGTCGGAGGACTTTGAGGACTTACACTGGCCTTTCTAG
- the LOC118290219 gene encoding aryl hydrocarbon receptor nuclear translocator-like protein 2 isoform X5 — protein MSAGGSEDRAEEEEGPGQAVPSLPAVELPRKRKGDVEERSDAHVQQNLDFQMDDDLDRSEGEDQQVKMKCFREPHRQIEKRRRDKMNNLIEELSAMIPACQPLTRKLDKLTVLRKAVQHLKAMKVGTSGAFTDANNKPSILPHDDLGHLLLSAADSFLLVVSCDRAKIMFISESVSKILNLSRLELTGQSLFDFIHPKDINKLKEQLSSSELHPRQRLIDPATGAQVQADAPVRGSHLSTGARRAFLCRMKHSRLAGKHKDKRPLPSASKQKDTYRYCTLHCTGYMRSWPGSQTDSEGDGEKETSHLTCLVTVCRLHPHASHHPPKDISTKPPEFVTRCAIDGKFTFVDQQATTVIGYLPQEVLGTSCYEYFHQDDLQHLAEKHRQVLRSKEKIETKCYKFKTKYGSYVSLQSQWCSFTNPWTKEVEFIVSQNRVVSGPGHTKDDKEAGSSKALEEDTKQLSIIPGLSSGLGIMIYAGSLGTQIANELIDGYRVNSSPSSGASSPFGPGQEKCPQVSPQTSRSASSREDTAGSSSQSQPDSRTATGTNSGLSTGGPTQLDLDNMVPGLSSFSNDEAAMAVIMSLLETDVNMGQSEDFEDLHWPF, from the exons AGGAAGAAGGGCCAGGCCAAGCGGTCCCGTCGCTGCCAGCTGTCGAGCTGCCACGGAAACGAAAGGGAGATGTGGAGGAGAGGTCAGacgcacatgtaca GCAAAACCTTGACTTCCAAATGGACGATGACCTCGACAG ATCTGAAGGAGAGGATCAGCaagtcaaaatgaaatgctTCAG GGAACCTCACCGCCAGATTGAGAAGCGGCGAAGGGATAAAATGAACAACCTCATTGAAGAGCTGTCGGCCATGATCCCCGCCTGTCAGCCCTTGACTCGAAAACTTGACAAGCTCACAGTGCTGCGGAAGGCGGTCCAACACCTCAAAGCCATGAAAG ttGGGACGAGCGGCGCCTTCACAGACGCCAACAACAAGCCTTCCATCCTGCCTCACGACGACCTCGGGCACCTTCTGCTGAGT GCTGCGGACAGTTTCCTGTTAGTCGTAAGCTGTGACCGGGCGAAAATCATGTTTATCTCTGAGTCAGTCTCCAAGATCCTCAACTTAAGCCGG TTGGAGCTGACTGGCCAGAGCCTGTTCGATTTCATCCACCCCAAAGACATCAACAAGCTGAAGGAGCAGCTGTCGTCGTCAGAGCTGCACCCTCGCCAACGCCTCATCGATCCGGCAA CTGGCGCTCAGGTCCAGGCGGACGCCCCCGTCAGAGGGTCCCACCTGTCAACCGGGGCCCGGCGGGCTTTTCTCTGCCGCATGAAGCACAGTCGTTTGGCGGGGAAGCACAAAGACAAACGCCCCTTGCCCAGTGCTTCCAAACAGAAAG ACACTTACAGATACTGCACCCTCCACTGCACTGGGTACATGCGGAGTTGGCCAGGAAGCCAGACGGACTCTGAGGGAGACGGCGAGAAAGAAACGTCCCATCTGACCTGTCTGGTGACGGTGTGCCGCCTCCACCCCCACGCGTCCCACCACCCGCCCAAAGACATCTCCACCAAGCCCCCCGAGTTCGTCACCCGCTGTGCGATCGACGGCAAGTTCACTTTTGTAGACCAACA AGCCACCACAGTCATTGGTTATCTGCCGCAGGAAGTTCTTGGCACGTCGTGTTATGAGTACTTCCACCAGGACGACCTGCAGCACCTCGCAGAGAAACACAGGCAAG TTCTTCGAAGCAAAGAGAAGATTGAGACAAAGTGCTacaagtttaaaacaaaatatggcTCCTACGTTTCCctccaaagtcagtggtgtagtTTCACAAATCCATGGACCAAAGAAGTTGAGTTTATCGTGTCTCAAAACAGGGTTGTCTC GGGGCCTGGTCACACAAAAGATGACAAGGAGGCCGGCAGCTCAAAAGCActtgagg AAGACACAAAGCAACTATCCATAATTCCTGGCCTTTCCAGCGGTTTAGGCATCATGATCTACGCAGGCAGTTTAGGGACCCAAATCGCCAACGAGCTCATCGACGGCTACAG GGTGAACTCCTCTCCATCAAGCGGAGCTTCCAGTCCGTTCGGCCCGGGCCAGGAGAAATGTCCACAGGTTTCCCCACAAACCAGTAGGAGT GCATCCAGCAGAGAGGACACAGCAGGCAGTTCATCACAGTCCCAGCCTGACTCGAGGACAGCAACGGGCACTAACAGTGGGTTAAGTACAG GTGGGCCAACTCAGCTAGACTTGGACAACATGGTCCCGGGCCTGAGCAGCTTCAGCAACGATGAGGCCGCCATGGCAGTCATCATGAGCCTCCTGGAGACGGACGTGAACATGGGCCAGTCGGAGGACTTTGAGGACTTACACTGGCCTTTCTAG
- the LOC118290219 gene encoding aryl hydrocarbon receptor nuclear translocator-like protein 2 isoform X9 yields MSAGGSEDRAEEEEGPGQAVPSLPAVELPRKRKGDVEERSDAHVQQNLDFQMDDDLDRSEGEDQQVKMKCFREPHRQIEKRRRDKMNNLIEELSAMIPACQPLTRKLDKLTVLRKAVQHLKAMKVGTSGAFTDANNKPSILPHDDLGHLLLSAADSFLLVVSCDRAKIMFISESVSKILNLSRLELTGQSLFDFIHPKDINKLKEQLSSSELHPRQRLIDPATGAQVQADAPVRGSHLSTGARRAFLCRMKHSRLAGKHKDKRPLPSASKQKDTYRYCTLHCTGYMRSWPGSQTDSEGDGEKETSHLTCLVTVCRLHPHASHHPPKDISTKPPEFVTRCAIDGKFTFVDQQATTVIGYLPQEVLGTSCYEYFHQDDLQHLAEKHRQVLRSKEKIETKCYKFKTKYGSYVSLQSQWCSFTNPWTKEVEFIVSQNRVVSRGPGHTKDDKEAGSSKALEGKKKEMHIEDTKQLSIIPGLSSGLGIMIYAGSLGTQIANELIDGYRVNSSPSSGASSPFGPGQEKCPQVSPQTSRSAVLVAREGYIGMHGIQQRGHSRQFITVPA; encoded by the exons AGGAAGAAGGGCCAGGCCAAGCGGTCCCGTCGCTGCCAGCTGTCGAGCTGCCACGGAAACGAAAGGGAGATGTGGAGGAGAGGTCAGacgcacatgtaca GCAAAACCTTGACTTCCAAATGGACGATGACCTCGACAG ATCTGAAGGAGAGGATCAGCaagtcaaaatgaaatgctTCAG GGAACCTCACCGCCAGATTGAGAAGCGGCGAAGGGATAAAATGAACAACCTCATTGAAGAGCTGTCGGCCATGATCCCCGCCTGTCAGCCCTTGACTCGAAAACTTGACAAGCTCACAGTGCTGCGGAAGGCGGTCCAACACCTCAAAGCCATGAAAG ttGGGACGAGCGGCGCCTTCACAGACGCCAACAACAAGCCTTCCATCCTGCCTCACGACGACCTCGGGCACCTTCTGCTGAGT GCTGCGGACAGTTTCCTGTTAGTCGTAAGCTGTGACCGGGCGAAAATCATGTTTATCTCTGAGTCAGTCTCCAAGATCCTCAACTTAAGCCGG TTGGAGCTGACTGGCCAGAGCCTGTTCGATTTCATCCACCCCAAAGACATCAACAAGCTGAAGGAGCAGCTGTCGTCGTCAGAGCTGCACCCTCGCCAACGCCTCATCGATCCGGCAA CTGGCGCTCAGGTCCAGGCGGACGCCCCCGTCAGAGGGTCCCACCTGTCAACCGGGGCCCGGCGGGCTTTTCTCTGCCGCATGAAGCACAGTCGTTTGGCGGGGAAGCACAAAGACAAACGCCCCTTGCCCAGTGCTTCCAAACAGAAAG ACACTTACAGATACTGCACCCTCCACTGCACTGGGTACATGCGGAGTTGGCCAGGAAGCCAGACGGACTCTGAGGGAGACGGCGAGAAAGAAACGTCCCATCTGACCTGTCTGGTGACGGTGTGCCGCCTCCACCCCCACGCGTCCCACCACCCGCCCAAAGACATCTCCACCAAGCCCCCCGAGTTCGTCACCCGCTGTGCGATCGACGGCAAGTTCACTTTTGTAGACCAACA AGCCACCACAGTCATTGGTTATCTGCCGCAGGAAGTTCTTGGCACGTCGTGTTATGAGTACTTCCACCAGGACGACCTGCAGCACCTCGCAGAGAAACACAGGCAAG TTCTTCGAAGCAAAGAGAAGATTGAGACAAAGTGCTacaagtttaaaacaaaatatggcTCCTACGTTTCCctccaaagtcagtggtgtagtTTCACAAATCCATGGACCAAAGAAGTTGAGTTTATCGTGTCTCAAAACAGGGTTGTCTC CAGGGGGCCTGGTCACACAAAAGATGACAAGGAGGCCGGCAGCTCAAAAGCActtgagggtaaaaaaaaagaaatgcacatcG AAGACACAAAGCAACTATCCATAATTCCTGGCCTTTCCAGCGGTTTAGGCATCATGATCTACGCAGGCAGTTTAGGGACCCAAATCGCCAACGAGCTCATCGACGGCTACAG GGTGAACTCCTCTCCATCAAGCGGAGCTTCCAGTCCGTTCGGCCCGGGCCAGGAGAAATGTCCACAGGTTTCCCCACAAACCAGTAGGAGT gCCGTTTTAGTGGCACGTGAAGGTTACATTGGAATGCATG GCATCCAGCAGAGAGGACACAGCAGGCAGTTCATCACAGTCCCAGCCTGA